The DNA region GACTGTCACGTTAACCAGCGAGAATTTTCAAATTATAGAGTTTGTTTGTAGGATTGTTCAATCAAATACATTACTGTATCAAGTTCGGATAAGCCAGAAAGATTTATCTCTACAGTACCAGTTCCATGATGACCGATCTTTGAAACATCGCGGCTTATTTTTTGGGGGTCATCCAATTCAGCATATGGAATATCCAGCCAAATTTTCAACTTGTTCGCCTGAATTTGAATTTCGCAAAAGTTTTTTCCATGCTTGTAACTTAAATATATCTTGTTGGGTTTTTCAATAATATCGCCATCACTGTTGAGAGAAAAAATCCTTTCCCGTAACGCATCAAAAAGTGATTTTGTGGCATCAGACTTTTCGCTTAAGTGATATTCGAGTGTGTAAACAATCACTTCTTCTTCAGTTTGCTCATCGCCAGTGTCTTCTCTGACATCCGTTTTTTCTTTCTTGGCTGGCTTTTGACTTATCGTTGAAAATATCGATTCCAAGAACAGGAAATCGTCCCCATATCTTCTATACGTCCACAATTGAATATTCGCCCCAATACGATTTACGGCATACTTGTCATACTCTGAAAAGCTTTCAGCAACCAAAATCAGCCTAGGACTTGACCAATCAATCTCAATATCTTTTCCAAGTTTTTCCTGAGCTACAAGCGTGAAATCACCTTTATGATCAACAAGCCAATCCAGGTAGAACAATCCCTGGTTGATTACATTTTCCTTGCCTGTTTTCTTGTATTCAACAATAACTGGAGTTCCATCTTGATCAATCCCTAGAGTATCAATTCGTCCACGTTGTCTATCACCTGTAGTGTGTTCAGATGCGACATAACGCACCCCAAGCAATTCCTCCAAATTCACCTCAAATAAATTTTGAAGCTCTTTCTCGTTCTTAAATGAAGATGGCTTAACTTGTTGTGTCTTTTGTTGTTTAATTTTGTAAAGCGGCATAAACACCCATCCTTTTCTGTAATTCTTCTGTGCCAAGGCGCAACATGACGAAATCCGATTTTTGCATTATACCCGCAAGATTACGGTACGGTCTTTATCCTTCCCGCAATAATATCCGCAATGATCGTTTCCAACTCCGCCTGGATGGCAGGGGTTGGATTTTTAATAAGCGAAAGACCAACCTCGCCCGTTGCCAGCGTGCCGATGTGAATGCCGCCGCTGAATGTCCCGCTTTCGATGACATTTGAAACGCGGAGGATACTGACATCGAAGCGCTTCTCGATGCTGGTCAGGATGATGTCTTTGAACTCAGGGTTGGTCACCGCCCAATCCATATCCACGCCGATGAGCCAGGCATTGCCATGCTCGAGGATCTCCGCGCCTGCGCCAACGCCGACACTTTGTCCCGCCACCGGCAGAATGACATCCGCGCCCGCCTCCAATAGCTGATGTGCCGCCTGCCTGCCTTCGGTGGAACAGCAGAATCCGCCTGTGAACATGCCCTCGTGTTTTTCCAAATCCCAGCCGATGACTTCGACATTTGCTTTGTGTTTTGCGTTGTAATAATCCACGCCGAAGGTGAAGCCGTCCATGAAGCCGGTCACCTGCGGAATATCGATGCCGCCGAAGACGCCGACCTTGCCGGTCTTTGTCGCCGAGGCGGAGAGATAACCCGCAAGGAATGCTGCCTGGTCGGTGGCGTAGGTCTGCACCCAGACGTTTTCTAGCAGCGGCTCTGGGATGAAGTCCATCGTCATGAAGCGTTGATTCGGGTTTGCGGATGCGGTGGCTTGCAGTTGTTCGAGGAATATCCCCGGCGCGACTATGAGATGGCAATCTGCGGTGACAAAGGTTTTGATGTGTCGCGCAAAATCCGAAACGGAGGAGGTTTGCAGGACGCTTTCCTCCCAGTTATACGTCTCCGCCGCTTCTTGAATGCCTTTGTAGATCAGGGCGTTGAAGTAGTTATCGGTCAGACCGCTGGAGGTGGCAATCTGGCAGATTCTGCCGTTGGCGGCAACCGGCATGGGGGTGGCGGTCGGCACGGAAGGCGCGCCTCCGCACGCAGACGTGATGCCATGCAGGTATTTCAGGCATTCTTCATCTGTCAGGCTGCGGGTGACGCGGGTCTGCGCGAGTTTCCGCAGGTCGTCCATGTCCATCAAATAGACCTGCGCTTCGCGGTCCGTGCTGACGGCGAGACGTTTCCCATCCGGGCTGAAGGACAGGCTATTCACGCCAGAGCCGTCGCCGTAGAAGGTCAGCAGTTCCTGACCGGTGTCCACGTCCCATAATTTGGTCGTGCCATCGCGGCTGGCAGTGGCAACGCGCGTGCCATCGAGGTTGAAATTCGCCATTGTGACCGTGTTGGTGTGCGTGAGGGTTTGCCTCTCCTCGCCGGTCTTTGCATCCCAGATGCGTGCGGTGCCGTCGAGGCTGGCGGTGATGAGCAAACGGTCATCGGCACTGAAGGCAACGGATGTGACCGTATCTTCATGTGCATTCAGGTTGAGGGTGTCGCTACCGGTGGAAAAATCGCGCACACGCACCGTCCCGTTTTGAAGACCGATGGCAAGCCGCGTCCCATCGGAGTTGAATGCAAGAGATTGAACGCCGGCCGGCAGGTTGAAGGTGAACAACAGTTTTGGCATCCCGTCGGTGACATCCCAGAGAATGACCTTGTAATCGTTACTGCCAGTAACGAGCCGCTTGCCGTCCGAGCTGAAAGCTATGGCGTTGATCCTGCCGGTGTGGGCAGACCAAGTTGCCCCGTCGGAGTTGGAGGCGGGTTTGAAAAGCGTCACGCTGAAATCGTCGCGCGCGGCGGCGATCCAATTCCCAGCCGGGCTGTAGGCGATGGAGGTGATTCCAGAATCGGAAAGCGTACGGAGTTCCCGCCCGGTGACTGCATCCCAAATCTTCAACGCGCCGCCGGTGATGATGGCAAGTTGACTCCCCTGCGGATTGAATTGAATGCCCCAGGTGCCGTTGAGGTTGGGAATGTTCAGGGCTTCGTGCTGGGGCTTCACATCCCACACGCGCAACGTGCCGTCGTCGGCGGTGGTGACGAGGCGCATTCCGTCGGGACTGAAGGCGGCGGAGAAGATCGTGCCCGTGTGACCCGCCAGCGAAAAAATTTCCGCCCCGGTGTTCACGTCCCATAGAATCACTTTGCGGTCGTAGCCGCCGGTGGCAAGCATCGCGCCGTCAGGGCTGAATGCAACCGCGTGGAGCGTGCTGAGATGCCCGTTGAAGGTTCGCAGGAGTTCTCCTGTGGCGGCATCCCAAAGATAGGCGCGGTCTTGGCTGAGCGTGGCAATGCGTTTGCCGTCTGCGCTGAAGGCGGCGTTCCAGACCCAATCCGGGTGGTTCAACACAAACACTTCTTTGCCGCTTGCGATGTCCCACATCCGCGCCGTGCGGTCGTCGCTGATGGTGAGCAGGCGTTGTCCGTCGGGGCTGAAATACGCGAACGAAACATAATCGGTGTGACCGGGAAAACTCGCCAACTGCCTGCCTGTTTTTGCATCCCAGATGTGCGGAAGGCTGCTGTTTGTGATCGTGGCAAGACGCAAGCCATCCGGGCTGAACACAACGGACGTGATCGCCTCGACCCAATCTCGGAGTTGGATCTCGTCTCCCGAAGCGGAGTCCCACAGTGTGACCGTTCCATCCGCGACGACAGTGACGATGGTCTTTCCGTTCGGGCTGAACTGGGCGAAATGACCGGGCAGGCTGAGCAGGCGCTGACCCGTCTCCACGTCCCACACGTTGGCGGTTTCGTCATTGCTGGCGGTGACGATGCGTGTTCCATCCGGGCTGAAATCCACACTGATGGGAGTGCCGGGCGCATGGGCGGGAATCACCAATCGAATGCGGGATGCCAGCACGGCTTGGTGCAGGGCGTCTTCCGCTTCGATGGTTTCGGCGGAGTTGAGCGCTTCCATTGCAAGCAAAATACTGCGTTCGGGGTCGCTTTCCAGATTATTCAGCGCGGCGGCTGCCAGTTCACGCGAGGCGGCAACGCGGCTGGCATTCTGCGATTGGATGCCGAAGAAGACCGCTGTGACCGCCAGCAGGATCGCCGCGAGGAATGCGATCCGCAGATACAAAGCCCGCTTCCGTAGTTGACTCGCCGCCTGCTCCTGTTCTTCGGCGCGCTTGCCTTCCACCTCAGCCAGTTTTTGCGCCGCTTCCAACTCGCGCTGGCGGCGGGTTTCTTTTTCAATGGCTTCGCGTTCAGCATGGGTGCGTGATTCTGCAAGGAACTCGCGCTCCAAGTCGTTCATCTCTTCTTGATGGGATGATGCCCATTCGACGGCTTGCGCCAAACGAGCACCGCGATAGAGGATGTCACTTTCGCGGTTGGATACCTGCCACTCTTGCGCGGAGTCTGTGAGGTGGCGATGCAAGCGCAGACCTTCGCGGTTTTCCTCCAGCCATGTCCGCAGGGTGTGCCACTCGCGGATGAGTGCTTCGTGCGCCACTTCGGCGGAGTCTTCGCTGGTGATGATGAGCCGCGCATCGGCGAGCGTTTTCAGTACATGCTGTGTGGTTGCCGCTTCTTCGGGTTTCAGAATCAATTCGTTGAACGAGGCGCGGCGGCGCGTGTCGCTGGCGGAAGTCTCTTCACTGAGTTCGGTCAGGCGTAGGAAAATCCGCCGCGCAATGGCGCGTTCTTCAGGGGTGAACTGGTCAACAAAAACGGACTCGGCGGTTTCGGAAATTGCGCCGCGCACGCCGCCCGAGGAGGCATATCCGCTCAGGGTCATCATTCTGGCTCGTCGGCGCTGCCAGGTTTCCATCAACGCATGAGAAAGCAGGGGCAGTGCGCCGGGTTCGCGCCCTACGTCGTGCAGCAGTAGGTCCACCAAGCCGGGCTCGAATTCCCAACGTCCGCGGCGGGCGGGTTCTTCGATGGCGCGGCGCATCTCGTCCTCATTCATCGCGCCGATGTATTCCTGCTGGGTGGCAAGCGCTTCTCTGAGTTGAACGTAATTCGCGCAATGAGCGTAAAAATCTGCCCGCAGGGTGATGACGACGGCGACTTTTCCATTCGGGTCAGATGCGGCGGTGAGCAGGTTGTTGATGAAGGCAGTGCGTTCTTCTTCGGAACGGCAGAGGGTGAAGGTCTCTTCGAATTGGTCAATGACCAAAAGCAGCGGATTCTCTTGATTCGCAAAACGGCTCAAGTCTTGTGTGGAGTTGAGCATTTC from Anaerolineales bacterium includes:
- a CDS encoding DUF5655 domain-containing protein, with product MPLYKIKQQKTQQVKPSSFKNEKELQNLFEVNLEELLGVRYVASEHTTGDRQRGRIDTLGIDQDGTPVIVEYKKTGKENVINQGLFYLDWLVDHKGDFTLVAQEKLGKDIEIDWSSPRLILVAESFSEYDKYAVNRIGANIQLWTYRRYGDDFLFLESIFSTISQKPAKKEKTDVREDTGDEQTEEEVIVYTLEYHLSEKSDATKSLFDALRERIFSLNSDGDIIEKPNKIYLSYKHGKNFCEIQIQANKLKIWLDIPYAELDDPQKISRDVSKIGHHGTGTVEINLSGLSELDTVMYLIEQSYKQTL
- a CDS encoding BMP family ABC transporter substrate-binding protein; the protein is MTVSIPTATLEKFTTFGDLLRFLRRRVGITQMELAAAVGYSDAQISRLEQNLRLPDIPTIKTQFVRALALEDEPKTISRLLDLAANVRREDAPGLGLCPYKGLNYFDEADADLFVGREALTSKLTERLLSLTQNWSNTPSRFLAVVGASGSGKSSLVRAGLVPSLRWNQNSSEWDIRILTPTANPLASLAESLRQDSLTEEMLNSTQDLSRFANQENPLLLVIDQFEETFTLCRSEEERTAFINNLLTAASDPNGKVAVVITLRADFYAHCANYVQLREALATQQEYIGAMNEDEMRRAIEEPARRGRWEFEPGLVDLLLHDVGREPGALPLLSHALMETWQRRRARMMTLSGYASSGGVRGAISETAESVFVDQFTPEERAIARRIFLRLTELSEETSASDTRRRASFNELILKPEEAATTQHVLKTLADARLIITSEDSAEVAHEALIREWHTLRTWLEENREGLRLHRHLTDSAQEWQVSNRESDILYRGARLAQAVEWASSHQEEMNDLEREFLAESRTHAEREAIEKETRRQRELEAAQKLAEVEGKRAEEQEQAASQLRKRALYLRIAFLAAILLAVTAVFFGIQSQNASRVAASRELAAAALNNLESDPERSILLAMEALNSAETIEAEDALHQAVLASRIRLVIPAHAPGTPISVDFSPDGTRIVTASNDETANVWDVETGQRLLSLPGHFAQFSPNGKTIVTVVADGTVTLWDSASGDEIQLRDWVEAITSVVFSPDGLRLATITNSSLPHIWDAKTGRQLASFPGHTDYVSFAYFSPDGQRLLTISDDRTARMWDIASGKEVFVLNHPDWVWNAAFSADGKRIATLSQDRAYLWDAATGELLRTFNGHLSTLHAVAFSPDGAMLATGGYDRKVILWDVNTGAEIFSLAGHTGTIFSAAFSPDGMRLVTTADDGTLRVWDVKPQHEALNIPNLNGTWGIQFNPQGSQLAIITGGALKIWDAVTGRELRTLSDSGITSIAYSPAGNWIAAARDDFSVTLFKPASNSDGATWSAHTGRINAIAFSSDGKRLVTGSNDYKVILWDVTDGMPKLLFTFNLPAGVQSLAFNSDGTRLAIGLQNGTVRVRDFSTGSDTLNLNAHEDTVTSVAFSADDRLLITASLDGTARIWDAKTGEERQTLTHTNTVTMANFNLDGTRVATASRDGTTKLWDVDTGQELLTFYGDGSGVNSLSFSPDGKRLAVSTDREAQVYLMDMDDLRKLAQTRVTRSLTDEECLKYLHGITSACGGAPSVPTATPMPVAANGRICQIATSSGLTDNYFNALIYKGIQEAAETYNWEESVLQTSSVSDFARHIKTFVTADCHLIVAPGIFLEQLQATASANPNQRFMTMDFIPEPLLENVWVQTYATDQAAFLAGYLSASATKTGKVGVFGGIDIPQVTGFMDGFTFGVDYYNAKHKANVEVIGWDLEKHEGMFTGGFCCSTEGRQAAHQLLEAGADVILPVAGQSVGVGAGAEILEHGNAWLIGVDMDWAVTNPEFKDIILTSIEKRFDVSILRVSNVIESGTFSGGIHIGTLATGEVGLSLIKNPTPAIQAELETIIADIIAGRIKTVP